TGTCACGCTGGCTAGTTTTTGTCCATTTAAATACGCTCCTTCACCTGCTATTGCCGTAAACCATTCATCTTGCATGACATTCAAGATGATTCCAATTTGCCCAACTCCGTCTTTTACAACAGCAACGGAAATCGCAAAGTTAAATTTTTGGTGAACAAAATTTGTTGTACCGTCAATTGGATCAATAATCCAAAGAACCCCTTCCGTTGATTGAATATCAGCTCCTGCTTCTTCTTCTCCAAGCACGTTGTGATCTGGAAAGGTATGTAATATCTGATCATTTAAGTATCTTTCGATTTTGTAATCCATTTCTGTGACAAGGTCATTCGGATTTGATTTTGTGTTCACTGATAAAGAATTATGCAAGGAATCTTTCAGCATCTCACCTGCTTCTTCGATCCATTTTAAAGCTGTATTTTTTATTTCCACCCAATTTTCATTCATCCAACCACTCCTGTAATGATCTATTATCCCATTATCACACAAGCGGAATGAAATTAATACACATACATAGAATGAGTCACAAACAGCTGCAGTGGTGCAAAATTGGAGTAAGTAGAGCAAAAACCCGGATTAGTGCTCAAATCATAGCGGAAAGACACTTTATCGAAGCTGAATGGCTGCAATGCTCTGAAAATGTGGAGAGCCAGACCCAGAGCGGGAAATGCGGCTGAACAAAGGAGTTGAGTAAAAACAGCAGAAAGTGAACGCATACTGGAGAAAGTGGTTCAAAAAGGCCGAAAAGATGCTCAAACCAGGCAGAATTGAACCTGCACTACAAAGTGTGCGGGGCCAGACTCAAAAGTGGGAAAGGCGCTGAATGATATGCTCGAGTGGTGTATGAAAGAAATGGTTCATAAACGGATAAAATTGTTCAAACTGCTCATAAAAGAAAGAAAGTAATTCATAACTGTAAAGGATGGGGAACATAACTGCAAAAAGTGAAATAAATCGTCACAAAAAAGATGCATAACTTAAGACGCTCCAACGCCATACCAAAAGAGCATTACTACAACCTCGAATCTAAAATACTCATAAACACCTTCTTTGGACGCAAAAAAAGGTTGGACGAAATTTTCTTCTGTCCAACCTTCTATTATTTTAAACTTATTCACTTCTTACTTTAAGCTTCTAAACAGATTAATTCTTGTCTTAATTCCTCTAGCCGAGATTTGCATTGATTCATTGCCTCTAGGTCCTCGGCCCGCATGGCATCATGCAAACTGACAAGTTCATAATCAATTTCGATGCGTAATACAGGTATTCTCTCTTCTGCATCTTTTCTCTTGAATGTTTGAATCACTTGTTCCATGGCCACCCACACCCCTTTGTGATTTCAATGTACCCTAGACAGGCTGACAGTCGATAAATTGGTTTGACTAAATATTCTGATATTTATGTTTCTGATATTATACCATATGATTTTTATTTTTCAAACGATACTTTTTATGAACATATTTGGGCGGACAAGATCTAAAATATTTTTTTACCCTGCTATTGGGCAAATTGTATGATTTGAT
This DNA window, taken from Alteribacillus bidgolensis, encodes the following:
- a CDS encoding inositol monophosphatase family protein; the encoded protein is MNENWVEIKNTALKWIEEAGEMLKDSLHNSLSVNTKSNPNDLVTEMDYKIERYLNDQILHTFPDHNVLGEEEAGADIQSTEGVLWIIDPIDGTTNFVHQKFNFAISVAVVKDGVGQIGIILNVMQDEWFTAIAGEGAYLNGQKLASVTETDLPEAVIGLNGRWLAREKRSGDQSLHTMVRKSRSVRSYGSAAIELAYVACGRLDSYISFRLSPWDYAAGLVMLDEVGIITTDFQKRKPSFLEKSKILAARPGLHDQLLHYVHNHEGFDY